The region ACTTGGTCAACATGCTCGCCAGCAAGCAGCACTTGCTTGTCAGCGCCTTTGGCCTGACGGAGCCACTGATCGACACAAATTTAGCTGAGGACTTGCATCACAAGCCGATGGAGGACATGGATTCCTTTAAAACGGCCTGGACTGATGTAGAGACACAGCGTTCCCTTGGCCTGGAAATGAATTTTGAAAAGCATACTCTGGCTATCAAGCTGTTAAAAGATAATCCGACACCGGACGAAATGGCGGCTTTTCTTGACCTGGCGGCTTGCATGAATGAGAATGCCAGAAAGCTTAAGTATTCTTCCTTCAAACCCGCCCAAGAGGACAACCCCAAATACGCCATGCGAACCTGGCTGCTTCGGCTGGGTATGAGCGGCGACGCTTTCAAAAAGACCAGAAAAGTCCTGCTGGCCCGTCTTTCCGGCAGCGCCGCCTTTCGCACACCGGCAGAGGAGGAAAAGCATAAGACCCGCTTGCTGGCCAGAAAACAAAACCCGTGCGAGGAGGATGGCGATGTTTATTAAAAGAGAAATAGTCGAGCGGCTGCGCAAGCAGTATCCCATTGGCACAAGGGTTGAGCTTGTGCGTATGAATGACGAGCAGGCGCCGCCCATTGGCACTCACGGAACGGTAAACGGCGTGGATGACCTTGGCAGCATTATGGTTTCCTGGGACAACGGCGGAAGCCTGAGCGTGGTTTACGGCGAGGATTTGTGCAGAAAGATAGACTGAAATAGCATAT is a window of Selenomonadales bacterium 4137-cl DNA encoding:
- a CDS encoding DUF4314 domain-containing protein, with translation MFIKREIVERLRKQYPIGTRVELVRMNDEQAPPIGTHGTVNGVDDLGSIMVSWDNGGSLSVVYGEDLCRKID